The Metabacillus sediminilitoris genome window below encodes:
- a CDS encoding calcium-translocating P-type ATPase, SERCA-type — MKWHEMRSEEVMNSISTDVESGLTSKEAQKREQKFGYNELKEADRPSAIIIFLSQFKDFMVLVLLAATLISGLLGEYIDAIAIIAIVIVNGVLGFFQERKAERSLEALKELSAPQVMALRDGEWRKIPSKELVPGDIVKFTSGDRIGADMRLVETKSLEVEESALTGESLPVQKSVEPISGEEVGLGDLTNMVFMGTLVTRGSGIGIVIGTGMKTAMGQIADLLQNAETMETPLQRRLEQLGKILIVVALFLTVLVVGIGVLQGHDLYNMFLAGVSLAVAAIPEGLPAIVTVALSLGVQRMIKQNSIVRKLPAVETLGCASVICSDKTGTMTQNKMTVTHVWAGDKQWNVSGTGYHPHGEFFIEDNPIDVAKSKTLQQILTFGSLCNSAAIVDRDGQFQLDGDPTEGALLVAAMKAGLNKESLLRNFEVIEEFPFDSARKMMSVIVKDKAGKRFVVTKGAPDVLLGISKQILWNEKQDSLSREYEDKVKRAIESLASQALRTIAIAFKPLQSSDRIVTSFEAEKDLVFIGLQGMIDPPRPEVKQAVKECRDAGIKTVMITGDHVITAKAIATQLNILPANGKVMEGKDLSALSVEELEEIVDNVYVFARVSPEHKLKIVKALQNRGHIVAMTGDGVNDAPAIKAADIGISMGITGTDVAKEASSLVLVDDNFATIKSAIKEGRNIYENIRKFIRYLLASNVGEILVMLFAMLLGLPLPLVPIQILWVNLVTDGLPAMALGLDQPEGDLMKRKPRHPKEGVFARSLGWKVISRGFLIGVATLAAFMIVYYRNPDDLAYAQTIAFATLVMAQLIHVFDCRSEKSIFDRNPFENKYLIGAVISSILLMLVVIYYPPLQPIFHTIPILLRDWLLVLGLSSIPTFLLAGSLLTRKSE; from the coding sequence ATGAAATGGCATGAAATGAGATCAGAAGAAGTTATGAATTCGATTAGTACGGATGTAGAATCAGGGCTGACTAGTAAGGAGGCACAAAAAAGAGAACAGAAATTCGGTTACAATGAATTGAAAGAAGCAGATCGCCCTTCAGCGATTATTATCTTTTTAAGCCAATTTAAGGACTTTATGGTTCTTGTGTTATTAGCAGCTACATTGATCTCTGGCTTATTAGGAGAGTATATAGATGCCATTGCGATTATTGCAATTGTTATCGTAAATGGTGTTTTAGGGTTTTTTCAAGAGAGAAAAGCTGAACGCTCACTTGAAGCATTGAAAGAGCTTTCGGCACCCCAAGTTATGGCTTTACGAGATGGTGAATGGAGAAAAATCCCTTCAAAAGAATTAGTACCAGGCGATATCGTTAAATTTACAAGTGGGGATCGTATTGGTGCTGATATGAGATTAGTTGAAACAAAAAGCTTAGAAGTTGAAGAATCAGCGTTGACCGGTGAATCTCTTCCTGTACAAAAATCGGTAGAACCTATTTCAGGCGAAGAAGTTGGTCTTGGTGATCTAACAAATATGGTTTTTATGGGTACGTTAGTAACGAGAGGTTCTGGAATCGGAATCGTTATTGGTACAGGAATGAAAACAGCAATGGGGCAAATAGCAGATCTTTTGCAAAATGCTGAAACGATGGAAACACCTTTGCAGCGACGTCTTGAACAGCTAGGAAAAATTTTAATTGTTGTTGCCCTTTTCTTAACAGTACTTGTTGTGGGGATAGGTGTGTTACAAGGCCATGACCTTTATAATATGTTTTTAGCTGGTGTATCGTTAGCAGTTGCCGCAATACCTGAAGGACTGCCGGCAATTGTTACAGTCGCTTTATCACTTGGTGTTCAGCGAATGATTAAACAAAATTCGATTGTACGAAAATTACCAGCAGTTGAAACATTAGGCTGTGCATCTGTAATCTGTTCAGATAAAACTGGAACGATGACTCAAAATAAAATGACAGTTACACATGTGTGGGCTGGTGATAAGCAATGGAATGTAAGTGGTACTGGTTACCATCCACATGGAGAATTTTTTATTGAAGACAATCCAATTGATGTCGCAAAATCTAAAACGCTTCAACAAATTTTAACATTTGGTTCATTATGTAATAGTGCTGCAATTGTTGATCGTGATGGTCAGTTTCAGCTTGATGGTGATCCAACAGAGGGAGCTCTTTTAGTAGCAGCTATGAAAGCAGGACTAAATAAAGAGAGTTTATTACGGAATTTTGAAGTGATTGAAGAATTTCCGTTTGATTCAGCCAGAAAAATGATGAGTGTCATAGTAAAGGATAAAGCTGGAAAACGCTTTGTCGTAACAAAGGGAGCTCCTGATGTACTACTTGGCATTTCAAAACAAATTTTATGGAATGAAAAACAGGATAGTTTAAGCCGTGAGTATGAAGATAAGGTAAAACGTGCAATTGAATCTTTAGCATCTCAAGCACTCCGGACAATTGCGATAGCCTTTAAACCTTTACAATCCTCAGATAGAATCGTTACGAGTTTCGAAGCTGAAAAGGATTTAGTTTTTATCGGATTACAAGGGATGATTGACCCGCCGCGTCCTGAGGTAAAACAAGCTGTTAAGGAATGTCGTGATGCAGGAATAAAAACTGTTATGATTACTGGAGATCATGTCATAACAGCAAAAGCAATTGCCACACAATTAAATATTCTGCCTGCAAATGGTAAAGTAATGGAAGGGAAGGACTTATCTGCACTTTCAGTCGAAGAGTTAGAGGAAATAGTAGATAATGTATACGTGTTTGCAAGGGTATCACCCGAGCATAAATTAAAAATAGTTAAAGCACTTCAAAACCGTGGCCATATTGTTGCCATGACAGGTGATGGAGTAAATGATGCTCCCGCTATTAAAGCAGCTGATATTGGAATTTCAATGGGGATAACTGGTACGGATGTTGCGAAAGAAGCATCGTCACTTGTATTAGTAGATGATAACTTTGCTACAATAAAATCTGCAATAAAAGAAGGCAGAAATATTTACGAAAATATTCGTAAATTTATTCGTTATTTACTTGCTTCAAATGTCGGAGAAATTCTCGTTATGCTTTTTGCGATGTTACTTGGATTACCATTACCACTTGTACCGATACAAATCCTTTGGGTGAATCTAGTAACAGATGGTTTACCAGCGATGGCACTTGGCTTAGATCAACCTGAAGGTGATTTAATGAAACGTAAGCCACGACATCCAAAAGAGGGAGTATTTGCAAGAAGTCTTGGCTGGAAAGTAATCTCTCGTGGATTTTTAATTGGTGTGGCAACATTAGCTGCATTTATGATTGTGTATTATCGTAATCCAGATGATCTGGCATATGCACAAACAATTGCGTTTGCAACCTTAGTTATGGCTCAACTTATTCATGTATTCGATTGTCGCAGCGAAAAATCGATTTTTGATCGTAATCCGTTTGAAAATAAGTATTTAATTGGTGCTGTTATTTCGTCGATCCTATTAATGCTTGTTGTCATTTACTATCCGCCGTTACAACCAATTTTCCATACAATTCCGATTTTACTAAGAGACTGGTTATTAGTGTTAGGATTATCTTCAATTCCAACTTTTTTACTTGCAGGTTCACTTTTAACAAGAAAATCTGAGTAG
- a CDS encoding Rqc2 family fibronectin-binding protein, producing MSFDGLFTYTITKELKEGLQNGKITKIHQPYKYDLIFQIRAGGKNHRLFLSAHPSYARIHLTNESYENPSEPPMFCMLLRKHLEGGIIEHIEQLDMERIIILDIKSRNELGDLTEKRLMIEIMGRHSNIILVDKDRDMILDSVKHLSPAVNRHRTVLPGQPYVLPPQQGKVNPFEADEETFLKKLDFNSGKLDAQLVQQFAGISPLFAKEVIYRAGLVNRSTVPKTFITMINELRDNKIQPQIFYKNNRETFYMMNLTHLESTEAKTFSSVSELLDRYYYGKAERDRVKQQGNDLERFIVNEKKKNENKIKKLEATLDQAEKANQYRIYGELLTANIYAVKKGDKTAQVNNYYDENNGVVTIPLDPQKTPSENAQKYFSKYQKAKNSIEVVQQQIEIARSEIQYFEGLIQQIESASPRDIEEIREELMEGGYLKQRQSRNLKKKKSLKPVLEHYLSSDGTEIVVGKNNKQNEYLTNKLAARDDVWFHTKDIPGSHVVIRSKHPSETAILEAANIAAYFSKAKNSSSVPVDFTAIRHVKKPSGSKPGYVIYDNQQTVYVTPNEDLVFRLRKG from the coding sequence ATGTCATTCGATGGTTTATTTACATATACAATCACTAAAGAATTAAAAGAAGGATTGCAAAATGGTAAAATCACAAAAATACATCAACCTTATAAATATGATCTAATTTTTCAAATAAGAGCAGGTGGAAAAAATCATCGCTTATTTCTATCTGCTCATCCAAGCTATGCAAGAATTCATTTAACGAATGAAAGCTATGAAAATCCAAGTGAACCACCTATGTTTTGTATGCTGCTGAGAAAGCATTTAGAAGGAGGAATTATCGAACATATTGAACAACTTGATATGGAAAGAATTATCATCCTTGATATTAAGAGTAGAAATGAGCTTGGAGATCTTACAGAAAAGCGATTAATGATAGAAATTATGGGAAGACACAGCAACATCATCCTTGTTGATAAAGATCGTGATATGATCTTAGATAGTGTGAAACACTTGTCTCCAGCCGTTAACCGACACCGTACAGTTCTTCCTGGCCAACCATACGTACTGCCGCCACAGCAAGGGAAGGTTAATCCATTTGAAGCGGATGAGGAAACATTCTTGAAAAAGCTGGATTTTAACTCTGGCAAACTTGATGCTCAGCTTGTTCAGCAGTTTGCTGGAATTTCACCACTTTTTGCAAAAGAAGTTATCTATCGTGCTGGATTAGTGAATCGCTCAACTGTTCCAAAAACATTTATTACAATGATTAACGAGCTTAGGGATAATAAAATACAACCACAAATTTTTTATAAAAATAATCGTGAAACCTTTTATATGATGAATCTTACACATTTAGAAAGTACAGAGGCTAAAACCTTTTCATCAGTTTCTGAGTTATTAGACCGCTATTACTATGGAAAAGCAGAACGAGACCGTGTAAAACAGCAAGGAAATGATTTGGAACGATTCATCGTAAATGAAAAAAAGAAAAATGAAAATAAAATTAAGAAATTAGAAGCAACATTAGATCAGGCTGAAAAAGCCAATCAATATCGGATTTATGGAGAATTGTTAACAGCAAATATTTATGCAGTTAAAAAAGGTGATAAAACAGCTCAAGTTAATAATTATTATGATGAAAATAACGGTGTAGTCACAATCCCATTAGATCCTCAAAAAACACCGTCTGAAAATGCTCAAAAATATTTTTCTAAATATCAAAAAGCGAAAAATTCAATTGAGGTTGTTCAACAACAAATTGAAATTGCTAGAAGTGAAATACAATATTTTGAGGGATTAATTCAACAAATTGAATCTGCATCCCCAAGAGACATTGAAGAAATTCGTGAAGAATTGATGGAAGGCGGCTATTTAAAACAAAGACAATCTCGAAATCTTAAAAAGAAAAAATCATTAAAGCCAGTACTTGAACATTATCTTTCAAGCGATGGTACTGAAATCGTAGTTGGCAAGAATAATAAGCAAAATGAATATTTAACAAATAAATTAGCAGCTCGTGATGACGTATGGTTTCATACGAAAGATATACCCGGCTCTCACGTTGTGATTAGAAGCAAACACCCATCAGAGACTGCAATATTAGAAGCAGCAAATATTGCTGCTTACTTTAGTAAAGCTAAAAATTCAAGTTCAGTTCCAGTTGATTTCACAGCCATTCGGCATGTTAAAAAGCCTAGTGGATCTAAGCCTGGTTATGTCATTTATGACAATCAACAAACTGTATATGTGACCCCAAATGAGGATTTGGTATTTCGTTTACGAAAAGGCTGA